The nucleotide window ATACTTTTTAAATCAGAACAAATAGTATATTATTATATTGTGGTTTTCAAAAACAATTATTCTTAGTATTGCTGATTTTTAAAAAAACCTAGTAAACAACTAAAAATGGCTGAAATTAGTGTTTGTATATTTCTGCAAATTATTATAAAATAACTATTGGACATTGAGATTAAATTCACTTTAATTCCAATATTATTTTTTATTCTTGGACAAGTACCAATTAAAGTTGATAGATACTTCCTAAAGAATCATATATATTACCAGGGTATTTTTTTTTTAATGTAGAAACATGATAATAATAGTGTCTATTAAGTAGTACTATATGTCTAAGAATAAATAATTAGGAGTGACTGTGGTGAAAATTGCCGTTTCAGGTAAAGGCGGAGTTGGCAAAACTACTTTTTCTGCTGAACTGATTAAGTTTTTTGCCCGAAATAACTATACGGTATATGCGGTTGATGCAGATCCAGATTTAAGTTTGGGAACCTTATTAGATTTTCCTGAAGAACAAATTAATAATTTAACACCTATCTGTGATATGCGGGAAGATCTTTTGGCAACAACAGGCGAGGGGGCGTTTTATTCACTTAATCCTGAGGTTGATGAATTATTGAACCGCTTTGTCCTGGAGAAAGATAATATCAAGTTTTTAAAAATGGGTGCATTAAAAAGTGGCGGAACAGCATGTTACTGCAGAGAAAATTCTGTACTACGGGCTGTTATTTCTAAACTTTTATTAGACAAAAAAGAAGTTGTTATAATAGATATGGGGGCTGGCATTGAGCATTTAACAAGGGGTACATCTTCAGGAGTTGACATTATGTTCATTGTAACAGAACCCACTAAAGTTAGTGCCCAGTCAGCTAAAGTCATAGCTAAACTAGCTAATGATCTTGGCATAAAAAATATACAATTTATAGGCAACAAAGTTCACAGCAATGCTGACTATAATTTCTTAAAGCAAAACTTTCCAGAAAACTTAGCATTAGCCATTGAATATGAGGAAGAAATTTTATTAGAAGCCAGAGGGGAAGCTGTTAAAAATAAAAAGCTTACCGAGGCGGTGGAAAGTTTGGGGAATACTCTAAAAGGGAGGGAAGAAGCACAATTAAAATAACTTAAGAGTTTTGAAATACAGAAATTTTGTTAGAAGTACAGAAATTTGTTATATGTTTAATTTGTTATATGTTTATTGAAAACTTATTTTTAACAAAGATATATAAAATTTACCTTTTACACCCAATTGTTATTTATATGTATTTTTAATAATTATTATTTTTAAATAATTATTATTTTCAAAAAGGGGGTTCTTGTAATGCCTAGATTTAGAGATTTAACTCTCACTTCAAAACCCTCAGACACTCCTAGAGTTACTGAGGGAAAAGTTAGGGAGCGTACTGTTGATGAAGCAGCATTAGCGATGTTGGAAGAAGCCAAATCTAAAAATATTGAAACTGCTTTTGAC belongs to Bacillota bacterium LX-D and includes:
- a CDS encoding P-loop NTPase, with the protein product MKIAVSGKGGVGKTTFSAELIKFFARNNYTVYAVDADPDLSLGTLLDFPEEQINNLTPICDMREDLLATTGEGAFYSLNPEVDELLNRFVLEKDNIKFLKMGALKSGGTACYCRENSVLRAVISKLLLDKKEVVIIDMGAGIEHLTRGTSSGVDIMFIVTEPTKVSAQSAKVIAKLANDLGIKNIQFIGNKVHSNADYNFLKQNFPENLALAIEYEEEILLEARGEAVKNKKLTEAVESLGNTLKGREEAQLK